A genomic window from Elaeis guineensis isolate ETL-2024a chromosome 3, EG11, whole genome shotgun sequence includes:
- the LOC140856105 gene encoding serine/threonine-protein phosphatase 7 long form homolog, translating to MVQQYVRGQVLRLLGGVLLPDTSSNKMKLMFLPLLEDLDFARRLSWGSAVLACLYRAMCRGSYADQSEIGGYLVLLQIWVWERMPTISPLRRQLLEMPSEQQDPDVPFRLDGPLGYRWNVAFNVHHVSTRVARVYRCQLDTLVDTSRRFLWKPYTDGILAILPQMCTVGHDIWTARVPLICFDVVEWHLPDRYLGCTSRSHCSW from the exons atggtgcagcagtatgttaggggtcaggtgctgcgattgttaggtggtgtcttgttacctgatacttcatcgaataagatgaagttgatgtttttgccattattagaggatttagatttcgctcgtcgactcagttggggcagtgcagtactagcttgtctataccgagctatgtgtcggggttcctatgctgatcagagcgagattggcggttatcttgtattattacag atttgggtatgggagcgtatgccgactatcagtccattacgacgacagttgcttgagatgccatcagagcagcaggatcctgatgttccattcagactagacggaccattaggatacag atggaacgttgcattcaacgttcatcacgtatcgacaagagtggcacgggtttatagatgccagttggatacattagttgatacatctagacgg tttttgtggaagccatatacagatgggatattggctatactgccgcagatgtgtacagttggacacgacatatggactgctagggtgccacttatttgttttgatgtggtagagtggcatcttcccgatcgatatttgggatgcacgtcgagatcacattgttcatggtga